The Haloplanus salinarum genome includes a region encoding these proteins:
- a CDS encoding tRNA-dihydrouridine synthase produces the protein MLALASLSGAADAAWARDGAPFADLALLGGLALDSEAREAARGLIARGREEFLPDDPLSFADDELAALADAPIRPGLNVRSTAAGPIREAAATCARHDAVLEINAHCRQSELCAVGCGEALLRDTDRLARYVAAAAETGATVSVKVRTEVDGVDLPATARRVADAGADIVHVDAMDSEPVVADVAAAAPEAFVLANNGVRDRTTAWEYLAYGADGVSVGRPSDDPAILRRVARAVDDWDRRAEGPSAPARNDGGVRE, from the coding sequence ATGCTCGCCCTCGCGAGCCTCAGCGGCGCCGCCGACGCCGCGTGGGCGCGGGACGGCGCCCCCTTCGCCGACCTCGCCCTCCTCGGCGGCCTCGCCCTCGACTCCGAGGCCCGCGAGGCCGCCCGCGGCCTGATCGCCCGCGGCCGCGAGGAGTTCCTCCCCGACGACCCGCTCTCCTTCGCCGACGACGAACTCGCCGCCCTCGCCGACGCGCCGATCCGCCCCGGGCTGAACGTCCGGAGTACGGCCGCCGGACCGATCCGGGAGGCCGCCGCGACGTGTGCCCGCCACGACGCGGTTCTGGAGATCAACGCCCACTGCCGGCAGTCGGAGCTGTGTGCCGTCGGCTGTGGCGAGGCGTTGCTCCGCGATACCGACCGCCTCGCCCGCTACGTCGCCGCCGCGGCCGAGACGGGCGCAACCGTGAGCGTGAAGGTCCGCACCGAGGTCGACGGCGTCGACCTGCCGGCGACGGCCCGCCGGGTCGCCGACGCGGGCGCCGATATCGTCCACGTCGACGCGATGGACAGCGAACCGGTCGTCGCCGACGTCGCGGCCGCGGCCCCCGAGGCCTTCGTCCTCGCGAACAACGGCGTCCGCGACCGGACGACGGCGTGGGAGTACCTCGCCTACGGCGCCGACGGCGTCAGCGTCGGCCGACCGAGCGACGATCCGGCGATCCTCCGACGGGTCGCCCGCGCCGTCGACGACTGGGACCGCCGGGCCGAGGGACCGTCGGCCCCGGCCCGCAACGACGGAGGGGTGCGGGAATGA
- a CDS encoding 30S ribosomal protein S17e: protein MAIKPKYVKQLGGLLLERYPEAFNTDFETNKESVTKLTNVESKGVRNRIAGYITRKKAGAAAQA from the coding sequence ATGGCCATCAAACCCAAATACGTCAAACAGCTCGGCGGGCTCCTGCTGGAGCGATATCCGGAAGCGTTCAACACCGACTTCGAGACGAACAAGGAGAGTGTCACCAAACTGACTAACGTCGAATCCAAGGGCGTTCGCAACCGGATCGCGGGCTACATCACGCGCAAGAAAGCGGGCGCGGCCGCCCAGGCCTGA
- the dnaK gene encoding molecular chaperone DnaK yields the protein MASNKILGIDLGTTNSAFAVMEGGDPEIIVNGEGDRTTPSVVAFTDDERLVGKPAKNQAVQNPERTIQSIKRHMGEEDYSVEIDDDEYTPEQISAMILQKIKRDAEEYLGDEVEKAVITVPAYFNDRQRQATKDAGEIAGFEVERIVNEPTAASMAYGLDDESDQTVLVFDLGGGTFDVSVLDLGGGVYEVVATNGDNDLGGDDWDEAIIDHLAEEFESDHGIDLREDRQALQRLKDAAEEAKVELSSRKEADINLPFITATDDGPIHLETSLTRAKFESLTSDLLERTVEPTEQALSDAGYSKDDIDEVILVGGSTRMPQVQEKVEDLVGQEPKKNVNPDEAVALGAAIQGGVLGGEVDDIVLLDVTPLSLGIEVKGGLFERLIEKNTTIPTEESKIFTTAADNQTMVQVRVFQGEREIAEENELLGEFQLTGIPPAPAGTPQIEVGFNIDENGIVNVEAEDKGSGNAESITIEGGAGLSDEEIERMQNEAEEHAEEDQQRRERIEARNDAEGAIQRAETLLEENEEEIDDEIRESVEDAIADVEETLDDEDATAEELQDVTETLSEELQEIGKQMYQEQAQQAQAGAGGAGAGMGGAGAGPGAGAGAGPGAGAGPGADDEYVDADFEEKDDEDEDA from the coding sequence ATGGCGAGCAACAAGATTCTGGGAATCGACCTCGGGACCACGAACAGCGCGTTCGCGGTCATGGAGGGCGGCGATCCGGAGATCATCGTAAACGGCGAAGGCGACCGAACGACTCCCTCCGTCGTCGCGTTCACGGACGACGAGCGACTCGTCGGGAAGCCGGCGAAAAACCAGGCCGTCCAGAACCCCGAGCGCACGATCCAGTCGATCAAACGCCACATGGGCGAGGAGGACTACTCCGTCGAGATCGACGACGACGAGTACACGCCCGAACAGATCTCGGCCATGATCCTCCAGAAAATCAAGCGGGACGCCGAGGAGTACCTGGGCGACGAGGTCGAGAAGGCGGTCATCACGGTGCCGGCGTACTTCAACGACCGGCAGCGCCAGGCGACCAAAGACGCCGGCGAGATCGCCGGCTTCGAGGTCGAGCGCATCGTCAACGAGCCGACGGCGGCGTCGATGGCCTACGGCCTCGACGACGAGTCCGACCAGACGGTCCTCGTGTTCGACCTCGGGGGCGGCACCTTCGACGTGAGCGTCCTCGATCTGGGCGGCGGCGTCTACGAAGTCGTCGCGACCAACGGGGACAACGACCTCGGGGGCGACGACTGGGACGAGGCGATCATCGACCACCTCGCCGAGGAGTTCGAGAGCGACCACGGCATCGACCTCCGCGAGGACCGCCAGGCGCTCCAGCGGCTGAAGGACGCCGCCGAGGAGGCCAAAGTAGAGCTCTCCTCGCGGAAGGAGGCGGACATCAACCTCCCGTTCATCACCGCGACCGACGACGGCCCGATCCACCTCGAGACGTCGCTCACCCGCGCGAAGTTCGAGTCGCTGACGAGCGACCTGCTGGAGCGGACGGTCGAGCCGACCGAGCAGGCACTCTCCGATGCGGGCTACTCGAAAGACGACATCGACGAGGTCATCCTCGTCGGCGGATCGACGCGGATGCCGCAGGTCCAGGAGAAAGTCGAGGACCTCGTCGGCCAGGAGCCGAAGAAGAACGTCAACCCCGACGAGGCCGTCGCGCTGGGCGCGGCGATCCAGGGCGGCGTCCTCGGCGGCGAGGTCGACGACATCGTCCTGCTGGACGTGACGCCCCTGTCGCTCGGGATCGAGGTCAAGGGTGGCCTGTTCGAGCGGCTGATCGAGAAGAATACCACCATCCCGACGGAGGAGTCGAAGATCTTCACCACCGCGGCGGACAACCAGACGATGGTGCAGGTTCGGGTCTTCCAGGGTGAACGCGAGATCGCCGAGGAGAACGAACTGCTCGGCGAGTTCCAGCTGACCGGCATCCCGCCGGCGCCCGCCGGTACGCCCCAGATCGAGGTCGGCTTCAACATCGACGAGAACGGCATCGTCAACGTCGAGGCCGAGGACAAGGGCTCGGGCAACGCCGAGTCGATCACCATCGAGGGCGGCGCCGGCCTCTCCGACGAGGAGATCGAGCGCATGCAGAATGAGGCCGAGGAACACGCCGAGGAGGACCAGCAGCGCCGCGAGCGGATCGAGGCCCGCAACGACGCCGAGGGTGCGATCCAGCGCGCCGAGACGCTCCTCGAGGAGAACGAGGAGGAGATCGACGACGAGATCCGGGAGTCCGTCGAGGACGCCATCGCGGACGTCGAGGAGACCCTCGACGACGAGGACGCGACGGCCGAGGAACTGCAGGACGTGACCGAGACGCTGTCCGAGGAACTCCAAGAGATCGGCAAGCAGATGTACCAGGAGCAGGCCCAGCAGGCCCAGGCCGGCGCCGGCGGTGCCGGTGCGGGCATGGGCGGTGCGGGTGCCGGCCCCGGTGCAGGTGCGGGTGCCGGCCCCGGCGCGGGTGCCGGCCCCGGTGCCGACGACGAGTACGTCGACGCCGACTTCGAGGAGAAAGACGACGAGGACGAGGACGCGTAG
- a CDS encoding DUF447 domain-containing protein, with protein sequence MTTPDGWPVDLAGVTESVAATLGPNDRWNQAALGLHAPEGPDDPVTATTWGHTRTRGNFERRGGGVVQFTTDPREFVDAALDVTETDEPVRAGAAAWVEVTVERLDEGEEGGTEWVRWALDPGEATVRERRVPTINRGFYAVIDATVAASRLDVPAYDTDALLDRLAYFAETVERCGGPAERAAFDRVDELTGWRARRNESL encoded by the coding sequence GTGACGACCCCCGACGGCTGGCCGGTCGACCTCGCCGGCGTCACCGAGTCGGTCGCGGCGACCCTGGGCCCGAACGACCGCTGGAACCAGGCGGCGCTCGGCCTCCACGCGCCCGAGGGTCCGGACGACCCCGTGACCGCGACCACGTGGGGGCACACCCGGACCCGCGGCAACTTCGAGCGACGGGGCGGCGGCGTCGTCCAGTTCACGACCGATCCCCGGGAGTTCGTCGACGCCGCCCTCGACGTGACCGAGACGGACGAGCCGGTTCGGGCTGGCGCGGCCGCGTGGGTGGAGGTGACCGTCGAACGGCTCGACGAGGGGGAGGAAGGGGGCACCGAGTGGGTCCGCTGGGCGCTCGACCCCGGCGAGGCGACGGTGCGCGAGCGGCGGGTACCGACGATAAACCGCGGGTTCTACGCCGTCATCGACGCGACGGTGGCGGCCTCGCGGCTCGACGTGCCGGCCTACGACACCGACGCCCTGCTCGACCGCCTCGCGTACTTCGCCGAGACGGTCGAGCGCTGCGGCGGGCCGGCGGAGCGTGCGGCCTTCGACCGGGTCGACGAACTGACCGGCTGGCGGGCGCGGCGGAACGAATCGCTTTAG
- the cofD gene encoding 2-phospho-L-lactate transferase — protein sequence MVTFLAGGTGTPKLLDGVDAAFDPEAVTVVANTGDDVELGGLLVCPDLDTVLFQGGGVLDRGHWWGIEGDTTATHDELVRLADAADLPRGPRYLPPDRQTAGRRLARWRRFSAVAEFMEIGDRDRAVHLTRTGLLDEGRSLTEVTRRLADAFDLTVDLLPMSDDPVATMVHTEAGTMHFQEYWVARRAAPAVEDVEFRGAADATPTPAVRAALDEPVVIGPSNPVTSVGPIRALPGVEDALADTPVVAVSPFIEDRVFSGPADDLMRGVGRDPSTAGVADAYPFVDAFVLDTDDGTTLDRPVVRTDTRIDGPADAERVVRAAAAALAEVA from the coding sequence ATGGTCACGTTTCTCGCCGGCGGGACGGGTACGCCCAAACTCCTCGACGGCGTGGACGCCGCCTTCGACCCCGAGGCGGTCACCGTCGTCGCCAACACCGGCGACGACGTGGAACTCGGCGGTCTGCTGGTCTGTCCCGACCTCGATACCGTCCTCTTCCAGGGCGGCGGTGTCCTCGATCGCGGCCACTGGTGGGGGATCGAGGGCGACACGACCGCGACACACGACGAACTCGTCCGGCTGGCCGACGCCGCCGACCTCCCCCGGGGGCCGCGGTATCTGCCCCCCGACCGACAGACCGCCGGCCGCCGACTCGCCCGCTGGCGGCGCTTCTCCGCCGTCGCCGAGTTCATGGAGATCGGCGACCGCGACCGGGCGGTCCACCTCACCCGCACCGGCCTGCTGGACGAGGGTCGCAGCCTGACCGAGGTGACGCGTCGCCTCGCGGACGCCTTCGACCTCACGGTCGACCTCCTGCCGATGAGCGACGACCCCGTGGCGACGATGGTTCACACCGAGGCGGGCACGATGCATTTCCAGGAGTACTGGGTGGCACGCCGGGCCGCCCCCGCCGTCGAGGACGTCGAGTTCCGCGGCGCCGCCGACGCGACCCCAACCCCCGCGGTCCGTGCTGCCCTCGACGAGCCGGTCGTGATCGGCCCGTCGAACCCGGTCACCAGCGTCGGCCCCATCCGCGCGCTCCCGGGCGTCGAGGACGCCCTCGCGGACACACCGGTCGTCGCCGTCTCGCCCTTTATCGAGGACCGCGTGTTCTCCGGGCCGGCCGACGACCTCATGCGCGGCGTCGGGCGCGATCCCTCGACCGCCGGGGTCGCCGACGCCTACCCCTTCGTCGACGCGTTCGTCCTCGACACCGACGACGGCACGACCCTCGACCGCCCGGTCGTCCGCACCGACACCCGAATCGACGGCCCGGCGGACGCCGAACGCGTCGTCCGCGCCGCCGCGGCGGCGCTCGCGGAGGTGGCCTGA
- a CDS encoding triphosphoribosyl-dephospho-CoA synthase, with product MTDDRPSHPRPGMSPVDHAELALLLEVASTPKPGNVDRRRDHDDLRFEHFLAGAVGARPGLREAADPDRPLGDAFERAVRGMSQQDGDNTQFGCLLLLVPLVRAAATDRLSPAGVAGVVDATTVDDAVSFYRAFEHVEVAVDDPPPDAAALDVRRGADAAPAIRERGLTLADVMDLSADRDGNAAEWTGGFERTFAAAETVLDDEGPVTDRLARAFLDLLAERPDSLVATEHGRDVAEAASRRAAAVRDDLDAAEELAERFRAEGINPGTTADHTAAAAFVALERGVPV from the coding sequence ATGACCGACGACCGCCCATCCCACCCTCGACCCGGGATGTCGCCGGTCGATCACGCGGAACTCGCCTTGCTGCTGGAGGTGGCGAGCACGCCCAAGCCGGGCAACGTCGACCGCCGCCGCGACCACGACGACCTCCGGTTCGAACACTTCCTCGCGGGCGCCGTGGGAGCCAGACCCGGACTCCGCGAGGCGGCCGATCCGGACCGCCCGCTCGGCGACGCCTTCGAACGGGCGGTCCGGGGCATGAGCCAGCAGGACGGCGACAACACGCAGTTCGGCTGTCTCCTCCTGCTCGTCCCGCTGGTCCGTGCCGCCGCGACGGACCGCCTCTCGCCGGCCGGCGTTGCGGGTGTCGTCGACGCCACGACCGTCGACGACGCCGTCTCCTTCTACCGCGCGTTCGAACACGTCGAAGTGGCGGTCGACGACCCGCCGCCGGACGCGGCGGCCCTCGACGTGCGCCGCGGCGCCGACGCGGCGCCCGCGATCAGGGAGCGGGGACTGACGCTCGCGGACGTGATGGACCTGAGTGCGGACCGCGACGGCAACGCTGCGGAGTGGACGGGCGGCTTCGAGCGGACGTTCGCGGCCGCCGAAACCGTCCTCGACGACGAGGGGCCGGTCACCGACCGACTGGCCCGCGCGTTCCTCGACCTGCTGGCCGAGCGCCCCGACTCGCTCGTGGCGACCGAACACGGTCGGGACGTCGCCGAGGCGGCGAGCCGGCGGGCTGCGGCCGTCCGCGACGATCTCGACGCCGCCGAGGAGCTGGCCGAGCGGTTCCGTGCCGAGGGGATCAACCCCGGGACGACCGCCGATCACACCGCTGCGGCGGCCTTCGTCGCGCTCGAACGGGGGGTGCCGGTGTGA
- the grpE gene encoding nucleotide exchange factor GrpE, with amino-acid sequence MQEDAADGTTTDGDAPEVDDGESAEADLAERVAEYDADLGAAVEDLEARIEALEADLEAERDRADDLESRLKRKQADFQNYKKRTEEQKEELKERATEDFVARLVPVRDDLVRALEQDDDVDIRDGVESTLASLDRVLESENVTAIEPSAGDEVDPVRHEVMMKVESDHPEGTIAEVFRPGYEMAGSVIQEAQVTVSDGSA; translated from the coding sequence ATGCAAGAGGATGCGGCCGACGGAACGACGACTGACGGCGACGCTCCCGAAGTGGACGACGGCGAGTCGGCCGAGGCCGACCTCGCCGAACGCGTCGCCGAGTACGACGCCGACCTCGGTGCGGCCGTCGAGGACCTCGAAGCACGGATCGAGGCTCTCGAAGCGGACCTCGAAGCGGAACGGGACCGTGCCGACGACTTGGAGTCGCGACTGAAACGCAAGCAGGCCGACTTCCAGAACTACAAGAAGCGCACCGAGGAACAAAAGGAGGAGCTCAAAGAACGGGCGACGGAGGACTTCGTGGCCCGGCTGGTGCCGGTGCGGGACGACCTGGTCAGGGCGCTCGAACAGGACGACGACGTCGACATCCGCGACGGCGTGGAGTCGACGCTGGCGTCGCTCGACCGCGTCCTCGAGTCCGAGAACGTGACGGCCATCGAGCCGTCGGCCGGCGACGAGGTCGACCCAGTCCGCCACGAGGTGATGATGAAAGTCGAGAGCGACCACCCCGAGGGAACCATCGCAGAGGTGTTCCGTCCGGGCTACGAGATGGCGGGATCGGTCATCCAGGAGGCGCAGGTGACGGTCAGCGACGGGTCGGCGTAG
- a CDS encoding proteasome assembly chaperone family protein: protein MSDIEVLRDDVSLDDPTLVEGLPGVGLVGKLATDHLAETFDMVHYANVHCDGLPPVATYEDDDRELVTPVRLYADAERDLLALRSDVPVTPPAALEFAECLSAWDDDGGTHVYLSGIGRERDEGTAPALYGVGTAGGSESLAAVGIESPAESGLVSGPTGALLNHAVRTGRRAVGLIVGSTPNFPDPQAAAHLLQEGIGPLLGTEVPVDELIDRAAEIRKAKRRLARQMQEADETSSQARPLGMYQ, encoded by the coding sequence ATGAGCGACATCGAGGTACTCCGCGACGACGTATCGCTCGACGATCCGACGCTGGTCGAGGGGTTGCCGGGGGTCGGCCTCGTGGGCAAACTCGCCACCGACCACCTCGCGGAGACGTTCGACATGGTGCACTACGCGAACGTCCACTGCGATGGACTGCCGCCGGTGGCGACCTACGAGGACGACGACCGCGAGCTGGTGACGCCGGTTCGGCTGTACGCCGACGCGGAGCGCGACCTGCTCGCCCTCCGAAGCGACGTGCCGGTCACGCCGCCGGCCGCCCTGGAGTTCGCCGAGTGTCTGTCGGCGTGGGACGACGACGGCGGGACACACGTCTACCTGAGCGGGATCGGTCGGGAGCGCGATGAGGGGACAGCGCCGGCGCTGTACGGCGTCGGCACGGCCGGCGGGAGCGAGAGTCTCGCGGCCGTGGGGATCGAATCCCCCGCGGAGTCGGGACTCGTCTCCGGCCCGACGGGCGCACTCCTGAACCACGCGGTGCGGACCGGTCGGCGAGCCGTGGGACTGATCGTGGGGTCGACGCCGAACTTCCCGGACCCGCAGGCGGCCGCGCACCTCCTCCAGGAGGGAATCGGGCCGCTGCTCGGGACGGAGGTGCCGGTCGACGAGTTGATCGACCGCGCGGCGGAGATCAGAAAGGCCAAGCGGCGGCTAGCCCGGCAGATGCAGGAGGCGGACGAGACGAGTTCGCAGGCGCGGCCGCTCGGGATGTATCAGTGA